Part of the Natronorubrum daqingense genome is shown below.
GACGGATGGAGTGGATTCTGGTTCCTCTTCGTGGAAATACAAATATTGATCGAATCTCTGACTTCGTGGCTGATCTAACGACGGATGAACTTCGAAGAGTAACCCTTCTGCACGTGACCGATTCAGAGTCTGATCAGGAGGGGAAACCACTCCTGACAGAAGCGCGTCAGAAATTAGTTGATAAGGGAGTTGACGAGCAGTTCATAGAGACGGACCTCATTACCTCGCACGAGGTGGTGGAAACGATTACTGAGCAGGCAAAGAATTATGATACAATCGTCATTGGGGGAACAGAGCCATCGCTTTTAGACCGGGTTTTCGGTGATATTCCCCACCGAATCAGCCAAGAAACAGGATGTCCTGTATTCATCATTCCACCAGAAACAAAGTCGTAGGCCGAGCGTATTCCCTCGTCTTCGAACAGAGAACCGTCTCACTTATGCTGTTTGAGTAGACTCTCCGCCTAACCGCTGAACGAGCGCTTGCCGGAACGTTCGCGGCGCTCGGTTTTCCCCACGAGCCATCACAACGGTTCCACTGCTTTCTTGGACGATTGTCTGCGGGATTGATCCGTAGAGTGCTTGCGCGACGGTGCTCGTTCCCGTTGCGCCGACACAAACAGTATCGTACTTTCGAATCTCCTCAACGAGCGTTTGACGCACATCATCACTCACAATGACCGATTCTTCGTATTCCTTGGGGTCAAGGTCGGCTTGAGTGGCGACCTCTGAGATGGTTTCCTGGCCGATCTCGTTCGGGTCACTTCCGTCTTCGTTTTCGTCTGGCTCGGGTTGTACGTTCAGCAACGTTAGCGTGCTTTCGGGAAACGCTCGATGCAATTCGCCTGCTCGTCGTGCAGAGACCGGAGCATGAGGGCCACCTCCTGCAAGTGTGACGATGCGTTTCGGCCTTTCACTTGGATTTTTCACTAGCGTTACATCACACGAAGCGCGTTCGAGCACCGGATCAATCGTCGAACCGAAGAGTACATCCCGTTTCCTTCGCTCACCGGCCCATCCGAGTAGCACGTGGTTTGCATCCTCTTCGGAAAGCACATTAAGCAGTATCTCTCCAGCATCTCGTCCGACAATCGCGCGCGTTCTAATTCCAACATCAAGGTCTTCGGCAATCTCGCGCGCGTTTTCAAGAAGCGCTTGCTGCGTTTCGACTCGCTCTTCTTCGAACTCGATCTGGGCAGGGGACATCTGCGGTGGGACCTCGATTACGTTCACCGCGACGATCTCAGCATCCACGTCTTGGCTTGCAGCACTCGCAGCGGCATACGTAATGAGCGGGCGTTCCGTTTCTGGATTCGAGACTGGAACGACGATCCGATAGGTCGAATCCGTTGTCGTTTCGTCTTCCGTCGGGGCAACGGCTTCACCAATGAGCGTCGTCGAGAGTGCTTGATCCTTCGCGTAGAATGCATACCAGAGGATACCGATGAGGACGATTCCGAGTGAAATCGCCTGTACTTCCCACGCCATCTGGAGCATGACGCCCACGCAGGCGATGAACCCGAGGATTGGAACCGCTGGATAAAGTGCAGACGGAATGAGAAAGTCCGGTTCGTATTCCTCGGGATTGGCTCGTCGTAGGACGACCACCGCAATGTGTACCAGCGCGTACGTCACGAGGAACATGAACGCTGCAACGTCGGCAAGCGTTGCAATAGGGAGTGGGCTGGCAATGAGGAGAAGAATAACGACACCAGTTGCGATGATTGCACGGTACGGCGTCCTGTATCGATCATGGATCTCGTTGAGCCAGTTGGTGAGGATCTTATCGCGCCCCATGGCGAAATTGACACGTGCGGCAGAGAGGATCGACGCGTTTGCTGAGGAAATTGTCGCTAAAATCGCGCCGATGATCATAATACCGGAGCCGATGACGGCGAATTCCACCGTGAAGCCCGCAATAGTTAGGGAACCAAACACGCCAGCTGCTACCGCAGCGACGTCGGCAACCGGAACGTCCGACGCTGCAAGGTCGGGAACTGGAAGCAGTCCCGTGCTCACGAGCATGACGAGAACGTAGAGGATAGTCGGCGTCACCACTGCCGCAATCATTGACAGCGGGAGATTGCGACCAGGATCTTTGATCTCTTCTGCGCTGGTCGCAATCACCTCGAACCCGATGAACGTGACGAATACTGTGCCTGCGGTCGCTCCAACAGCTGCCCATCCTTCTCCTGCGGTAAACGGCGTGAGAAGGTCAGGGTTGACGCTCACGAGCCCGACAGTGATGAAGACTAAAATTAGGCCAACCAGTGAAATGACGATCACGTTCTGAAGTGAACCGGTTTCCTTGACGCCCCGATAGTTGATCGCTACGAGCAACGAGGCCATGATGAGGGCTGCTAAAACCACGAGAAGTGCGTCTGACGGTTGATTGAGCAGGTATTGGCCGAATCCGAGCATGTAGAACGCCGTTGCGAACATCAGTCCGCCCCACATTCCCCAGCCGACAATCGTGCCGAAGAAACTGCCGAGGGCGTGGTTCACGTAGTAGTAGCTCCCTCCGGCTTTCGGCATTCCGGTTGCCAGTTCTGAGAGTGAAAGGGCTGCGAGCAGCGCGACGATACCGCCGATCACGAATGATACCATGCTGGCGGGTCCGGCGCTTTCGGCAACGATTCCGGGGAGGACGAAAATCCCAGCCCCGATCATCGTGCCGAGACCGAGCGTGTACGCTTCGAGGAAGCCAAGATCACGGGCGAGTTCCTGATCAGACATTAATTACGTACACCTCGGACGTGACCAGTGGTTCATTAGGTTGATAACAGGGTTGTTCGTTCCCGATCCCTGAATCTCATTCATATATGGGTTACTGATACGCCCCTCAATAACTGTATTGAATCTTGTTTCGCTAACCCAAAATATTTCACGGAGTGTCTTCTTGAAATGCTTTGAGCATTCCTTCTGTGATACCCTCTCTCGAAAGGACAGTGAGTAAATCCCCGGATTTGATTTCGGTTTTCCCTCGCGGGGTGAGAACAGTATCGTCACGCTCGATAGAGACGATCAACAGTTCGTCATCGAGTGTGCCATTTTCTCCGGCCTGTTCGAGGGTTCTATTTGCAATTGGTGCGCCCTCCGGAACAGTAAGTTCGATTACTTCTGAACCACCAGTGAGGCTAATGAAGTCTGAGAATCGTTGTTCCATTTCGGTTGGTCCATACGGATGGTAGCCCTGATAATCATCAGACCGAACGAGGTCCTCATCGACGATTTCGAGCCCGAGAGAGACGATCTCCTGGGAGACTTCCTGAAGATCATTCGTGTTCTCTCCAACTGCAAGAATTCGGAGGTTCTCACGACCTGTGAGCAACTCTCGTACGTTGACTACTCCGGAAATTGTTCGAATCTGTTGGGCAAGCCGCTGACGCTCATCGACTGGAGCTGTGCAGACGTACAAGCTCGTTAGCAGTCCGTCTGCCCGTTCAAAATCGATGTTTGCGTGATACCCTCTGATGATGCCTGCGTCTTCGAGTTGTTGAATGCGATTCCGAATGGTGCCTGGTGAAACGCCCACTTCATCGGCAATCATTGGCGCAGATGTGTTTCGAGCATCTTCCATGAGTGCGTGGATAATTCGCTTGTTCACTTCATCCAGCCGAATGCTCATGCTGATACGGTAGCAGACCTGTATAGAAGAGTTCTGGCTTTCTCATTCTCGAAACAGCGCTCCATCATACCCCAAACACTGCCCCATCGAATGCTTAATTATCCCTGCCCCATTTTGATGGATGCGTAATTGAGAACACTTATATTGTCGAATCAATAATTAGCCAGTGATAGACACATGACGCTACCTACGAACGAGACGAACAGGACGCCAGTCATTCGGTTTTCGTCGGGAGGAGAGAGAAATGGCTAGCTCGATCCTGAAGCACATCGTCGTTCCGGTAGCAAACGAAGACGATGCAACTGAGACATGTAAGGCGCTCGACTCGTATATTGATGATGAGACTGAAATCATCACCATAGTACACGTAATCGAAAAGACGCCGGGATACATGGACAAAGCTCCGCTAGAGGCCCGTCAGCAGCAAGCAGAGCGCGTGTTCTCGATCATCGAGGACTATTTCCAAACCGGTCCGGTTATTCAACGCGAACTCCGGTACGGGACAGATGTGGTTGACGAAATTCTCGATGCAGCGGAAGAACACGACGCGACAGCAATCGGGTTTACTCACCGAGAAAGTACCCGACTGCAACGTCTCCTATCAGGGAAAGGATCGTACCGTCTAACCACCGAAAGTGAGCAACCAGTCGTTGTATTCTCTCGAATCGATTCGACAGATCAGTAACGAGGCGAATTCATATGTACATTATCATCGTCGGCGCAGGTAACATTGGGTCAAATCTGATCGAACGGGCAGTAACAGACGGTCACGACGTGGTCGTAATCGAACGTGATGAAGAGCGAGCGACCGCCGCTTCAGCAGCGTATGACTGTCTCGTCCTGAACGCCGATGCAACGAACAACGGGACACTCAGAGAAGCGAATATTGACCGAGCGGACGCGATTATTTCCACCACAGATGTGGACGCAGTCAATATCATGGTGATGCTCCTCGCACAGGAACACGACGTGCCGAATCGTGTCAGCGTCGTTCACGACCCCGAACATCTCCCCGTGTTCGAGAAAATCGGCGTGACCATGATTGAAAATCCACAACGCCTGATCGCAGACTATCTCTACCACTCCGTGCAGTATCCGGGGGTCAGCGATTTCATCGAGTTAGATGATAAAACAGAGTTAGTCGAACTGACCGTCTCCGAAGACGCACCGATGAGTGGTCAACCACTCAATACGGCACAGGAGTCCGGAAACCTTCCCGAAGGCTGTCTCGTCGTGGCGCTCATGCGGGACGGCGAAATCCGAGCGCCGCGCGGTGACACGACGATCCGAGCAGGCGATAAAGTGACCGTCTTCACTGATGATACCGCATTGACCGATGCTGTGGCTGCGTTCACCGACAATCAATCATGAGGATCCAGTATCGGACAGTCGGGCGAGACGTCGGTCGCATCCTTCAGGTTGTCTCGCTCATGCTGGTTGTATCGATTCTAGTTGCGGTGGTCAACCGCGAGTTCTACGCCGCACCAGCGTTCGCCATTTCTGCCGTGATTATGGGCGGTGTCGGCATTGCGCTCGCGCGGTGGTTTGCTGACGCACCGTCACCAGGGAAGCGCGAGGCGATGGTTACTGCTGCCAGTGCGTGGGCAACAGTCGGTGTCTTCGGTGGACTCCCGTTTCTGCTCATCGCGTGGACAATTGCAGCCGATCCATTCCCTGCATGGACGAATACACCCTCAATGAACGAGACCATCGCCGTGTTTCTGCATCCACTTGACGGAATCTTCGAGAGCATTAGCGGATTCACCAGCACTGGGCTGACGATGGCCGCTATTGAAGATGACCTTCCGCGGTCACTTCACTGGTGGCGCTCGTTCACCGAGTGGATCGGTGGCGTTGGCGTCATCGTGTTAACCGTTGCAATCCTTGCACGTCCCGGAAGCGGGTCGCTTACGCTCTTTCAGAGCGAGGCACGGTCGGAGAAGATCCACCCGAGCATCGTTTCGACCGTCAAAGAGATCTGGAAGATCTACCTCGGGTTTACGCTTGCAGCAATCGCCCTGTTTCTCGCCGCCGGAATGCCACTCTGGGGAGCGATCAATCACGCGATGACCGCCATCGCTACCGGTGGATTCTCGATTCACGCAGATTCGATAGGCCATTACGGCAGTCCTCTCATCGAATACGCCGTCATTCCAGTAATGATCGCAGGCAGTATCGCGTTCCCTATACACTATCTCATCCTTAAGGGCGAGTTGCGGAATTTCTACGCGGATATTCAGACTCGCTGGGTGTTCATCTGGTTCACCATCGGCTCACTCCTGCTCGTCGGACTCTTGTCGCTCGGTGGCCAGTACGATACGTTCGAGGAGACGTTCCGAATCGGCCTGTTCCAATTCGTATCTGCGACATCGAACACGGGATTCGGAACCACGACAATCGGTGGAGGAACCGAACGATTCTGGGCCGCTGGAGCAACGCTATTCATCTGTCTCGGAATGCTAACTGGTGCAGCTGCCGGATCAACAGTCGGCGGGCTGAAGCTCATTCGCGTGATCACACTCCTCAAAGGAACTATCTGGCAGATTCAGAGCGTCTTCGCACCTGATAACGCAATCCGACACTTGCGAATAGGAAAGCGAACGCTCAGCGAGCAGCAAATCAATCGAGAGTACACAGAGGCAGCGGTCGTACTCATCCTCTGGATTGTTTTCCTCATCATCGGGATTGCCGTTTTGCTTTGGACGCTCTCCCCGGATCATCCCGTGGAGTACGTCATTTTTGACGTGATGAGCGCACAGAGCAACGTCGGGCTGGATGCGGGAATTACCGGGCCAGATATGCCCGCCACTGCGAAAGCGATGTTGATTATCAATATGTGGATTGGCCGTCTAGAGATCATCCCAGTCGCAGTGTTACTCGGTGTGACCTTCAGGCGTCTTAAGGTGTATGCGGAGTAACGATCCGGGATTAATACTAAGAATCTACTTCCGGTGATCGGCTTAATACGCAAAAGAGCATATGTTAGTGTGTACCATGAGGACACCTCGTCTCCGCGATCCCCGTTCATTCATGGATATCTTTCCTGTGTTGATGTTTACCGTAGCAGTGGTATTTCTCGTGCTAACGTTCACAGATAGCGACCTAATTAGACTCGAAATGTTACTTTTCTTTGGGGTGGTCATAATTTGGGTTCTATGGGCAGTCAACAATATTCTCCAGCACTCTCGTCGATATTGAATCACTAAACAAAATTGGAGATATTGAGAGCTTTGATCATCGACCTCGTCCTGACTGGTTGTGAGATTGTTTCGGTGGCGTGAGTCGATCCTGCCCCGAAACAACTCCTCTTGATATGATAAATTCCCAATAGTTCTCCTGTGGGCCGTGCCGAGATAGGCTGAAAACCAGGATTTTATATTTCGACTCCATTATTAGTGATTTCATTTGTAGGTTTCCAAACGCCGAATCTCTGCAACTCCACATTCTTCGCGTGCTTATAAACCTACAAATGAAACTCGGAAATTCACGAGTTAGTGACTACAAATCCGGTGCGAAAATCGGACGAGACCGAATTAGCAACTACGGACCATTCATAGATATGATAGTTAGTTCGAAATCCGCAAAAACCGACAGCGCAACCGCTACCGAATCAGTGAACCCAGAGTGAGAAAAGCGTTACCCGAACTCACGCAAGAAGTCGCCTAACGCCCGCACGAACGTCTTTGCTGTGATCACTGGCGGTGACCGGATCGGCTCGTCGAGCGCGACCTTGATTAGATAATCCGTCAGCCGCCACAGATTGTAGATCAGCGTCGACAGCGCGAAGTTACACAGCCGAAGCCGGTAATCTGTCGATGATGTCTTCGGCATGAAATCCTTGATCGACTTGTACTGGTTCTCGATGTCCCATCGACGACTGTACCCGTTCACGACACTCGAGATTTCTTCGGGCTCGACGCAGTCCTGGTTCGTTACGAACACCGCGTACTTTCCGTCAGCATCATCGCTCGTACTGGGAGCATAGAGGAACTCAGCCTCGTGGTGGACCTCACCGTCGATTCCGAACGGGACGTTGTGCTTGACAGCTTCGTCCGCCGTTGGATGTTTCTGAATATTTTGGATATCCTCTAAATCATCCTCATATGTCGGAACCGGCGAGAGGTACGTGAGCCCGCGATCGTGAACGTCGGCGTACACGCGATTGACGTAGAATCCACGATCGAACATCACCAGATCCAGGTCGACGAACTGCTCGGCCCGGTCAAGCAACCGACTTACTAAGTCGGCTTTCGAGTACGATGGAGAGTCGTCGGGTTCCCACGCAGAGTTCTCTTTGACCGGCTCAATACCGAGAACGATCGGTGCGTGGTCTCCAACCAGCGTGATAGTGGCGTACTTGTACCCGCGCTTGTACTCGCCGTCTTTCTTGTACCCGCTCACCATCTTCGGGTAGTCTGGCTTCGTGATCCCCGCCTCCTTGTCCTCCCACGGCCAGACGTGGAACTGCTCGTGGGTGATGTCGATCGCCGCAACGGTCTGACGAGAGTCGAAGGGATCGTCACCACGGATCGAGTTGATGATGTTTTCCGTCGCGGCGTTGAACGCCGTCATAATAGCGTCCCGAATCTGGTCGATCTCGGGCATCGAGTTATCGTCCTCGAAGTCCTCGAACGTGAGCTGGCCGTCCGAGTCTTTGGGCATGGCTATCTTCTTGATTGCCCGTAGGAAGGTCGAGTCGTCGCAGATGAGTTCGTCGTCGGTGAGCCAGCCGTACTCGGCTTCTGAATGAGCACTACCGTTGTTCGCGCAGATACTCGCAAACATATCCAGCATTACCTCGTCGGAGTACGTCTTGTGGGCTGCTCGGTGCGTGTCGAACTCAGGGATAACGTGTTTTCGAGCGAGCGTCAGCGTCTTCTGGGCCTTCTCTTTCTTATACTCGTTCGCGCTTTGTGACTCCTCCTCGGCGTCGGCTGGGACTGACGGAACGAGGCCTTCCGTGAGGACGTCGTTGTCGAGAGCAACTTTCCGGATACCAGCAACCGTCTGATTAAGGATCTCTTGGGTATCTTCGCTGAATTGCGCGTGCGTGTACGAAAGCTCTTGTTGAGTGGGTGTATCCGAGAGATCGGTGATATCGAGGTGGAAGCTCTTGACTAAGCTCGGCTCCCGTCCAAGTCGTTGCGCTAATTCATTCTGGGAGATGCCTCGAATCCCTTTGAACAAGAGCGTGCGGAACATCTCGTCAGTTCCAAAGGTTACGCGGTTCTGATCGCGGGCGTCCTCCAGTTCGTTGACGGGGATTGAGAGTTTACGGATGACATCCCAGAGGTGGTCTTCACGCTCACAGAGCGTCTCCGCGTGAACAATGATTGACTCAGCAACAGCCGACGGATCAGTTGGCATTGAGCCACCTCCAGGACAAGCTGCTCTGTTTTTGGGCTGCGGTCGACCAGATACTGGAGTGATCGTGTGTAGAAGCGTCTGCTGTGAAGGAGCGAATATCAGTGTAGGATAGAGTGAAAATATGATTGTGCATTAGTGCCGGTTGTCTGCTCTTGGCTTGTGGTGGGGGACATATGAAGAGGTATGCGTGCTATACTTGGAGAATTGATTGTGGCCAGAATACGGTGTAAGTCAAGAATCAGTATGAATCGGATATCGGTTGGAGTTATAGTAGTAGACTGAGAACAGGTAGGTACGATGGGATTGGACGAACTCGAGTCGTTTCTTCGGAAGAAGGGAGCGGCGGAACTTATCACGGAGATCGGAACGGGAACAGCGACGTTCAACGCACTCGTCGACGCGGTTGCGGTAAGTGGATCGACGGTCTCCTCGCGACTCTCTGAAGGCGTTGAGCGTGAGGTGTTCACGGTGAGTCACTGGCCAACCGAGCATGGGACAGAGAAGCGGTATGAGCTCACCATCCTCGGGCGTCGTGTGTATGATTGGGCAGTGCAGACGGAGTTCGAGCGGAAGATTCGAGAGCTCCGGCGGGTTCGGCAGGAACGTGAGACGACGTTCGAGCAGCTGATCGGGAAAATCAATCGGGATATGGAGATTCGCAAAATGGTCACCGATTCGGACCCAATGCAAGATCAGGACATTAACCTCCCTGAAGGCACGTCGTTCGTGCCGAAGATGCCGTCAGAAGACGAGCTTCGTAAAGCTAAATACGAACGGATGGAAGCCAATCTCAAGCCAGTCGAAGAAACCGAAGATACCGATGAAATAGGAGAGAACAGCGAGTAACGCAGGTCGTCAATTAGGGCTCAGATCGTACAGTTGCCCCGACAGACGCAGCACCATTCGTCAGACTGTCATCTTGATCCAATCAAACGCCCTTACTAGCGTCGAAAGATACGGAAGGCTGACCGGCAGAGGGTTGTGTATGGGAAAATCAAATGATCCACAATCTAATTTATACTAACAAAAATTCGGTTGTTTAGAAGTGCCTTGACGGAGCGCCGCACAACTTCAACATCGAAGACGGAGACGGCAACGGCTTCTGAGTACGGAAATCATAGCGGCAACAGCACGGAAACCCACCCGTTCACAGTAGTTGCTGATTCGATCAGGAAAACCGGGAGGATGGAAGCTCCGTATCGGCTCTGACTTCGTGAAATCGTGCCCCAGGTCTGGCCAGAGAGTGCAACAACTGCCGAATCATCCCGTCAGCCGCTGTTCTCCCAGTCTTGCCAGTACTGAGGGGCGGATAGCTCGTTCACAGGATCGCCAGAGACATGCTTCGACACCGCTGCGCAAGTCTATCTACGGTGGGAATCGCAATTGGTACGGATTTACTGGATGGTCCATTAGATTACCACACAATTCGGTAAATGAACCACAAAACGCAAATGAGAACCACAGTTATTTCAGGTATGAACGAACAACTGTCGTGGCGATTGGTTTATCTGGCTGGTGGGCTCGTATTTATTTCGGCAACAGTTCATCTCATCGTCGGCATACTTGGGCTCTATGAGTCACTCGGCTTGAATGAGGGAACCGCCACGTTACCGGTGCTATTCATTCTTGCTGCACTCGTCGCCTATGCTCTGATTGGGGCATATCTCACCAACCGTATCGCACCAATTCCGGCTTATGCGTTCGGAGCTGTATTGATGGCTCTATATATTGTCACCTTCGCTGACTGGCATGCGTTCGGTTACGCCGACACCCTCCTTCCGCTCGAGACAATCGGTCTCGATCCCCATTACCATGAGGACCCTGTGGTACAGATATTGCTTGATCACCTCCTCAATGATCCGTTTGCGCTGGTTAGTAAGATCGCGGAGACAGGTGCAGTACTTATTCTCGGCATGCTAGCCCTGAGTGAACGCATCCGACCGTCCTAATCGAACGTCGCTCATTCTGAGAGATTGTAGCCCGACGGAGTAGTAATCTCACTGATATTCCGATCCTTCGAGAGTAGCGCTGTAGAGCTCAATTCTGGACCAAGGGATGAAAAGTTGAAGGGTTGTGAATCGCCTTGGGACTTGACCCGTGGCATTCCCTTCGATACCTCTGTAAAATTCCCTCGCTCGTTCGACGATTTCGAGATTCGCACCAATCATCTCTTAGTTATCCATGCATAACTTCGTCTAAGATGGCTTCTAACCGATCCGATATTGGTCGCCGGACTGTTCTTCGGGGCACCGGAGCGGCAATGCTCACTGGGACACTGGCCGGCTGTTCGGACATCCTTTCGCTGGGCTCAACTGGTGCTAATGATAATGTCGTGCTTGACCTGCCGGAGGAGTATGACCAGCGTTCCGAAGCCGATTTACCATACCCAATTCACGGAGAGGAACTCCCGGCAGCGACTGCCCCCGCGCCCCTTCACGATCGTGAGGTATCGACCCGGGAGTTCGTCGGTGATCGGCACGTCATGTTGACCGGCATATTTACGCGCTGCTCGGAGGTCTGTCCACGGCTGGTCGAACCTCTTGTGCAGGCACAGGCGGCATCTATCAAGGACGAATTTGCCGACGAGTTTGCGTTTCTTCCAATAACCTTCGACCCGGAATACGATACCCCAGAACAGATCACCGAATACAGCGAAGAACGAGGGGCTGACCTCGATATCGGAAACTGGTGGTTCCTTCGCCCAGAAAGCCGACAACGGGCTGAAGAAGTTACCGATACCTTTGGCGTTCTCTCCGAGTTCGTACCAGAGGACGATCGAGAGATGGAAAACATGGCATGGGTTCACAATAACGTCGTCATATTGGCAAACGCTGATGGCTACGTTGAGCGGACATATACCCGCGAGCCGCCGAACCCTGCGACAGCTCTTGAAGATGTCGAGACACTCCGTGAACGGTGGTGACCATGCGGCGGCGCGACCTTCTCGCTGGCATCGGTAGCTTAGTAACACTAGGCGGAGGTATCGCGTTGGCGTTCGGAAAGCTTGGCGGGCCCGACGGAGCTGCCGGGATCCAGCCGGTTGACCTAGAGACGGTGGATACAGCCGGTAGTTCCGGTGAGACTGTCACTGTCCCTGCACTGGGTGAGCCGACGTTTATAAAATTCTTTGCAACTTGGTGTACTGTTTGCCAGGGAATGATGCCTGAGCTCGCTGTCGCCCACGAGGAAGTTAATGATGAAGTGCAGTTCTTGTCGGTAACCAACGAACCGGTAGGCATCACGACCACTCGTGAAGAGGTCGTTGAATGGTTAGAAGAGCACGACGGTAACTGGCCAGTCGCATTGGATTCCGAGCTTGAATTAACGGAGCGATTGGACCCTTCTGGTGTGCCGTATGCCTACGCGCTAGATTCCGATAACCGCGTCGTCTGGGAACATCGCGGCGATGCTACCGCTGATGAATTAATCAAGGGGATTCGATCGGCGATGGGCGAAGAGTAACGCTACGGTATGATCTGTAACATAATGCTCGGAAATTGGACTCAAAATGGAGGTGTACTCGGTGAGTACTGAACCGTACGCAACGCTAACTCTTGCAATTGGGGCGGGGGCAGCGACGTTTTTTGCCCCCTGTTCATATGCCTTACTTCCGGGCTATATCGGGTACTATGTCTCTGCGACCGACAGCAATAGGGCACCACTCGCTGGTGCTGTCGTGAGAGGCACTGCAGCCGCTGTGGGCGTATTGGTGGCCTTTGGTCTCCTAGCTGCTGTCACCGTGACCGCAAGCGATATTGTTGAGAGTGCCCTACACGTGATCGAACTTTTGGTGGGAATCTTTCTGGTCGGATTTGGCCTAGCGGTTCTTCAAGGGTGGACAGGGAGTTTTCATGTACCACTCCCTGAACGGCGGGCTACCGTTGCTGGCTTCGGGTTTTTTGGCACACTCTACGCGCTAGCGTCGGCTGCCTGTGTACTTCCAGTGTTCCTTGGCGTAGCACTGCGAGCGACGACACTTCCACCGACAGAAACTGCAGTAGTTCTCGGCGCATATGGAGGCGTCGTCGCCGTGTTGATGCTCGCTACAACAGTCGCTATCGCAACCGGGCGTTCGCTGGACATTGAGCGCGTCGTTGGTCCCGATCGGTTGATATCGGCTGCTGGTGTACTGCTTATACTGGGCGGAATTGGACAACTGTACGTCGCATTAACAATCTCGTAGGGCTCAGTGAGGGTGTCGATTTTCCCTTCTAGAATCGAACCAGAGATGGTAACTCAATTCGGCTAAATGGTGAAATAGAGCATCGCATCTTCGTACCCTATGACCACACGCACAACGCCAGAATTGACCGCCAGCGCTACATCAGCGCTCTATGATTGAGACGGTCAACTCGGCTGTCAAGCGCTCGCACGGCTCGCCGTGCGAGCGCGGTCCGATTTCGGGAGTTCCGAGAAATCGCTTTGATGTGTGTCGTCTATAACATCAAGCGAGGCGTGGAACAGTGAATTGCACCACCTTATGGCGATTCAACACGGCCCCATAGATAGTTTATGCTCCAATCACCAGTATCGTCCATGTTCGCTGTGAATTTTTGGGGTAGCGAATGGCTGGATCCGCAACTGGCTCCCCTTCTCGTCCTGATAATCGTTCTTGCGGTGGTCGGTACGGTTATCCTGTTCGGAATCAGCCTTATCGCGTATTTGAGGCGACAAACCGTCCGCTATTTGTTGATTACGTTCGTCTTAGGGATACTCGTGGCTCGCTCTGTTGTCGGGCTTGGAACAGTCCTTGGACTCGTTCCAATGACTGTCCATCATCTCGTTGAACATGGCGCGGACGTCCTCATTTCAACTACTCTGCTCTATATGATATATCGAGGCGGCTCGCCAACAGCTACACGTTCTATCGAAACGAACAGGTATCAATAGACGCATGACTCCGTCGCGCCGAAGCGGGCGCGACGGAGTCGCTCATAACGCTCGTCCGGATCAAGAAGGAACACTTCT
Proteins encoded:
- a CDS encoding TrkH family potassium uptake protein, which codes for MRIQYRTVGRDVGRILQVVSLMLVVSILVAVVNREFYAAPAFAISAVIMGGVGIALARWFADAPSPGKREAMVTAASAWATVGVFGGLPFLLIAWTIAADPFPAWTNTPSMNETIAVFLHPLDGIFESISGFTSTGLTMAAIEDDLPRSLHWWRSFTEWIGGVGVIVLTVAILARPGSGSLTLFQSEARSEKIHPSIVSTVKEIWKIYLGFTLAAIALFLAAGMPLWGAINHAMTAIATGGFSIHADSIGHYGSPLIEYAVIPVMIAGSIAFPIHYLILKGELRNFYADIQTRWVFIWFTIGSLLLVGLLSLGGQYDTFEETFRIGLFQFVSATSNTGFGTTTIGGGTERFWAAGATLFICLGMLTGAAAGSTVGGLKLIRVITLLKGTIWQIQSVFAPDNAIRHLRIGKRTLSEQQINREYTEAAVVLILWIVFLIIGIAVLLWTLSPDHPVEYVIFDVMSAQSNVGLDAGITGPDMPATAKAMLIINMWIGRLEIIPVAVLLGVTFRRLKVYAE
- a CDS encoding transposase, with the protein product MPTDPSAVAESIIVHAETLCEREDHLWDVIRKLSIPVNELEDARDQNRVTFGTDEMFRTLLFKGIRGISQNELAQRLGREPSLVKSFHLDITDLSDTPTQQELSYTHAQFSEDTQEILNQTVAGIRKVALDNDVLTEGLVPSVPADAEEESQSANEYKKEKAQKTLTLARKHVIPEFDTHRAAHKTYSDEVMLDMFASICANNGSAHSEAEYGWLTDDELICDDSTFLRAIKKIAMPKDSDGQLTFEDFEDDNSMPEIDQIRDAIMTAFNAATENIINSIRGDDPFDSRQTVAAIDITHEQFHVWPWEDKEAGITKPDYPKMVSGYKKDGEYKRGYKYATITLVGDHAPIVLGIEPVKENSAWEPDDSPSYSKADLVSRLLDRAEQFVDLDLVMFDRGFYVNRVYADVHDRGLTYLSPVPTYEDDLEDIQNIQKHPTADEAVKHNVPFGIDGEVHHEAEFLYAPSTSDDADGKYAVFVTNQDCVEPEEISSVVNGYSRRWDIENQYKSIKDFMPKTSSTDYRLRLCNFALSTLIYNLWRLTDYLIKVALDEPIRSPPVITAKTFVRALGDFLREFG
- a CDS encoding SCO family protein — protein: MLTGTLAGCSDILSLGSTGANDNVVLDLPEEYDQRSEADLPYPIHGEELPAATAPAPLHDREVSTREFVGDRHVMLTGIFTRCSEVCPRLVEPLVQAQAASIKDEFADEFAFLPITFDPEYDTPEQITEYSEERGADLDIGNWWFLRPESRQRAEEVTDTFGVLSEFVPEDDREMENMAWVHNNVVILANADGYVERTYTREPPNPATALEDVETLRERW
- a CDS encoding TlpA family protein disulfide reductase; amino-acid sequence: MRRRDLLAGIGSLVTLGGGIALAFGKLGGPDGAAGIQPVDLETVDTAGSSGETVTVPALGEPTFIKFFATWCTVCQGMMPELAVAHEEVNDEVQFLSVTNEPVGITTTREEVVEWLEEHDGNWPVALDSELELTERLDPSGVPYAYALDSDNRVVWEHRGDATADELIKGIRSAMGEE
- a CDS encoding cytochrome c biogenesis CcdA family protein, which codes for MSTEPYATLTLAIGAGAATFFAPCSYALLPGYIGYYVSATDSNRAPLAGAVVRGTAAAVGVLVAFGLLAAVTVTASDIVESALHVIELLVGIFLVGFGLAVLQGWTGSFHVPLPERRATVAGFGFFGTLYALASAACVLPVFLGVALRATTLPPTETAVVLGAYGGVVAVLMLATTVAIATGRSLDIERVVGPDRLISAAGVLLILGGIGQLYVALTIS
- a CDS encoding DUF7471 family protein yields the protein MFAVNFWGSEWLDPQLAPLLVLIIVLAVVGTVILFGISLIAYLRRQTVRYLLITFVLGILVARSVVGLGTVLGLVPMTVHHLVEHGADVLISTTLLYMIYRGGSPTATRSIETNRYQ